A genome region from Hevea brasiliensis isolate MT/VB/25A 57/8 chromosome 9, ASM3005281v1, whole genome shotgun sequence includes the following:
- the LOC110656220 gene encoding DNA repair protein RAD51 homolog 3 has product MEVCSLPLSATQRGKLISAGYTSLSSLSSASASDLARDLKISDGEALEILHVASRSSRSDNAEGSHAIINGAQNAWDMLHEESSLTRITTSSADLDNILGGGISCKEVTEIGGVPGIGKTQLGIQLAVNVQIPPHCGGLGGRAIYIDTEGSFMVERALQVAEACIEDMSEYSRFLRKDLQTFQVGLQSKDILENIYYFRVCSYTEQIALVNYLDKFITEHRDVKIVIIDSITFHFRQDFDDLALRTRVLSGMALKLMKVAKNFSLAVVLLNQVTTKHTEGSFQLGLALGDSWSHSCTNRVILYWNGNERCAYIDKSPSLRSASAPYSVTSRGIRNSTSNYKRVKMM; this is encoded by the exons ATGGAAGTATGCAGCCTACCGTTATCAGCGACGCAGAGAGGGAAACTCATATCAGCAGGCTATACTTCTCTCTCTTCCCTTTCTTCTGCCTCCGCTTCAGATCTCGCTCGTG ATCTGAAAATTTCAGATGGCGAAGCTCTTGAAATTCTGCATGTTGCATCACGCAGTAGTAGGTCCGACAATGCAGAAGGAAGCCATGCTATTATCAATG GTGCACAGAATGCCTGGGACATGCTTCATGAGGAGTCGTCTTTGACACGCATTACCACATCTTCTGCAGATCTAGATAACATTCTTGGAGGAGGAATATCTTGTAAAGAAGTGACTGAAATTG GTGGAGTACCAGGCATTGGTAAAACACAGCTGGG GATTCAACTtgcagtaaatgttcaaattccACCACATTGTGGTGGCCTTGGAGGAAGGGCTATTTATATAG ATACAGAAGGAAGTTTTATGGTGGAGCGTGCTCTACAGGTTGCTGAAGCATGCATAGAGGACATGTCAGAATATAGTAGGTTTTTACGCAAAGATTTGCAGACATTTCAAGTGGGACTGCAAAGCAAAGATATCCTGGAGAATATATACTATTTCCGTGTCTGCAGTTATACAGAGCAAATTGCTCTGGTTAATTACTTGGACAAATTCATTACAGAGCATAGAGAT GTTAAAATTGTTATAATTGATAGCATTACTTTCCACTTCCGCCAAGATTTTGATGACTTAGCCCTCAGAACACGGGTACTCAGTGGAATGGCATTAAAGTTGATGAAGGTTGCAAAAAATTTCAGCCTAGCG GTAGTTTTATTGAATCAGGTAACAACCAAGCACACAGAAGGCTCCTTCCAATTAGGTCTTGCACTAG GTGATAGTTGGTCACATTCTTGCACAAATCGCGTAATTTTGTACTGGAATGGCAATGAGCGATGTGCATACATCGACAAGTCACCTTCCCTTAGATCAGCATCGGCACCATACTCTGTGACCAGTAGAGGGATCCGGAATTCTACTTCAAACTATAAACGTGTAAAAATGATGTGA
- the LOC110656221 gene encoding transketolase, chloroplastic — translation MASTSSVTLSQALFAPAISHHGSAQSSDHHRLSFSTPSLPSFSGLKSTSSSIPRATSSLRRRLVTLQQTRIRAAAVETLGATSETSLVEKSVNTIRFLAIDAVEKANSGHPGLPMGCAPIGHILYDEIMRYNPKNPYWFNRDRFVLSAGHGCMLQYALLHLAGYGSVKEEDLKNFRQWGSKTPGHPENFETPGVEVTTGPLGQGVANAVGLALAEKHLAARFNKPDNEIVDHYTYVILGDGCQMEGIANEACSLAGHWGLGKLIAFYDDNHISIDGDTAIAFTESVDKRFEGLGWHVIWVKNGNTGYDDIRAAIKEAKAVKDKPTLIKVTTTIGYGSPNKANSYSVHGSALGAKEVDATRKNLAWPYEPFHVPEDVKKHWSRHIPVGAALEAEWNKKFAEYEKKYKEEAAELKSVITGELPAGWEKALPTYTPESPAEATRNLSQANLNALAKVLPGLLGGSADLASSNMTLLKMFGDFQKDTPEERNVRFGVREHGMGAICNGIALHSPGLIPYCATFFVFTDYMRAAIRISALSEAGVIYVMTHDSIGLGEDGPTHQPIEHLASFRAMPNILMLRPADGNETAGAYKVAVLNRKRPSILALSRQKLPNLAGTSIEGVEKGGYIISDNSSGNKPDVILIGTGSELEIAAKAAEELRKGGKAVRVVSLVSWELFDEQSDAYKENVLPAAVSARVSIEAGSTFGWEKIVGAKGKAIGIDRFGASAPAGKIYKEFGITAEAVIAAAKEVS, via the exons ATGGCTTCCACTTCATCTGTAACTCTATCTCAGGCCCTCTTTGCTCCAGCCATCTCCCATCATGGCTCAGCCCAGTCTTCTGACCATCACCGCCTCTCTTTTTCTACACCTTCCCTTCCCTCCTTTTCTGGTCTCAAGTCCACCTCTTCCTCCATCCCGCGAGCCACCTCCTCTCTCCGCCGCCGCCTTGTCACGCTCCAACAAACCCGAATCCGTGCAGCTGCAGTTGAGACCCTTGGTGCAACTTCCGAGACTTCATTGGTTGAGAAATCTGTAAATACAATTAGATTTCTCGCTATTGATGCTGTGGAAAAGGCCAATTCAGGTCACCCTGGTCTGCCTATGGGCTGTGCCCCGATCGGTCATATTTTATACGATGAAATTATGAGATATAATCCTAAGAATCCGTATTGGTTCAATCGCGATCGCTTCGTCTTGTCTGCTGGCCACGGCTGTATGCTACAGTATGCTTTGCTCCACCTCGCTGGTTACGGTAGTGTCAag GAAGAAGACTTGAAGAATTTCCGTCAATGGGGAAGCAAAACCCCTGGACACCCTGAGAACTTTGAGACACCTGGTGTTGAAGTCACAACTG GTCCTCTTGGACAGGGTGTTGCCAATGCTGTTGGTTTGGCCCTTGCAGAGAAGCACTTGGCTGCTCGCTTTAACAAACCAGACAATGAAATTGTTGACCACTACAC ATATGTTATATTGGGAGATGGTTGTCAAATGGAAGGGATTGCAAATGAAGCTTGTTCCCTCGCTGGGCATTGGGGACTAGGAAAGCTGATAGCTTTCTATGATGACAACCACATCTCCATTGATGGTGACACAGCAATTGCATTCACTGAGAGTGTGGACAAACGTTTTGAGGGTCTTGGGTGGCATGTTATCTGGGTGAAGAATGGAAATACTGGCTATGATGATATTCGTGCTGCCATTAAGGAGGCCAAGGCTGTGAAAGACAAACCCACTTTGATCAAG GTTACTACAACCATTGGTTACGGGTCTCCAAACAAGGCAAACTCTTACAGCGTGCATGGGAGTGCTCTGGGTGCCAAGGAAGTTGATGCTACTAGGAAGAACCTTGCATGGCCATATGAGCCTTTCCATGTTCCAGAGGATGTTAAGAA GCATTGGAGTCGCCATATTCCAGTAGGTGCTGCGCTTGAAGCTGAATGGAATAAAAAGTTTGCCGAGTATGAGAAGAAGTACAAGGAGGaagctgcagaattgaaatctgtCATCACTGGTGAACTACCGGCTGGTTGGGAGAAAGCACTTCCA ACATACActccagagagcccagcagaggCTACCAGAAATCTATCTCAGGCAAACCTAAATGCACTTGCAAAAGTACTCCCTGGACTTCTTGGTGGCAGTGCAGACCTTGCCTCTTCAAACATGACCTTGTTGAAAATGTTTGGGGACTTCCAAAAGGACACCCCTGAAGAACGCAATGTCAGGTTTGGCGTCAGGGAGCATGGAATGGGAGCCATCTGCAATGGCATTGCACTACACAGCCCTGGTCTGATCCCATATTGCGCAACTTTCTTTGTTTTTACTGATTACATGAGGGCTGCTATAAGGATATCTGCCTTGTCTGAGGCTGGAGTTATCTATGTTATGACCCATGATTCAATTGGTCTTGGAGAAGATGGACCTACCCATCAGCCAATTGAACACTTGGCGAGCTTCCGTGCAATGCCTAACATTTTGATGCTTCGCCCAGCCGACGGAAATGAAACTGCCGGTGCTTACAAGGTTGCTGTCCTCAACCGCAAGAGACCCTCTATCCTTGCACTCTCTAGGCAAAAGCTGCCAAATCTTGCTGGAACCTCCATTGAGGGAGTCGAAAAGGGTGGATATATCATTTCAGATAATTCTTCTGGAAACAAGCCTGATGTCATTTTGATTGGAACTGGTTCTGAATTGGAAATTGCTGCCAAGGCTGCTGAGGAGCTTAGAAAGGGGGGCAAGGCTGTAAGAGTTGTCTCACTTGTTTCATGGGAGCTTTTTGATGAGCAGTCAGATGCATACAAGGAAAATGTTCTTCCAGCAGCTGTATCAGCTAGAGTTAGCATCGAAGCTGGATCAACATTTGGATGGGAGAAGATTGTTGGAGCCAAAGGCAAGGCTATTGGAATTGACCGATTTGGGGCAAGTGCACCAGCTGGTAAGATATACAAGGAGTTTGGCATTACTGCAGAAGCTGTTATTGCTGCAGCCAAAGAAGTAAGTTAG
- the LOC110656222 gene encoding 3-phosphoshikimate 1-carboxyvinyltransferase 2, with translation MAQVSKICNGVQHNCTFPNLSKLQTPKYLSSISFRSQFKGSSVSRGLKHCQRKPDCTVDQVKRSPVRVSASVATSEKPSTAPEIVLQPIKEISGTVTLPGSKSLSNRILLLAALSEGTTVVDNLLNSDDVRYMLGALRTLGLHVEDNNELKRAIVEGCGSHFPVGKGSKNDIELFLGNAGTAMRPLTAAVTAAGGNSSYILDGVPRMRERPIGDLVAGLKQLGADVECSPTNCPPVRINGQGGLPGGKVKLSGSISSQYLTALLMAAPLALGDVEIEIIDKLISIPYVEMTLRLMERYGVTVEHTSSWDRFFIRGGQKYKSPGNSFVEGDASSASYFLAGAAITGGTITVEGCGTSSLQGDVKFAEVLEKMGAKVTWTENSVTVTGPPRNSPSKKHLRAIDVNMNKMPDVAMTLAVVALFADGRTAIRDVASWRVKETERMIAICTELRKLGATVEEGPDYCVITPPEKLNIAEIDTYDDHRMAMAFSLAACGDVPVTIKDPGCTRKTFPDYFEVLERFTEH, from the exons ATGGCGCAAGTGAGCAAAATCTGCAATGGGGTTCAACATAATTGCACTTTCCCAAATCTCTCTAAACTACAAACACCGAAATATCTATCTTCAATTTCATTTAGATCACAGTTTAAGGGGTCTTCAGTTTCTAGGGGTTTGAAGCACTGCCAAAGAAAGCCTGATTGTACAGTTGATCAAGTTAAGAGGAGCCCTGTTAGAGTTTCAGCTTCAGTCGCCACATCCGAGAAGCCTTCAACGGCACCAGAGATAGTCTTGCAACCCATTAAAGAAATTTCCGGTACCGTCACGTTGCCGGGTTCCAAGTCTCTGTCTAATCGGATTCTCCTTCTCGCTGCTCTTTCTGAG GGTACAACTGTTGTTGACAACTTGCTGAATAGTGATGATGTTCGGTACATGCTTGGTGCACTGAGAACGCTTGGCTTGCATGTGGAAGACAATAATGAGCTCAAACGAGCCATTGTAGAAGGTTGTGGCAGTCATTTTCCAGTGGGTAAAGGATCAAAGAATGATATTGAACTTTTCCTCGGAAATGCAGGAACAGCAATGCGTCCATTGACAGCTGCTGTTACTGCAGCAGGGGGAAATTCAAG CTACATACTTGATGGGGTTCCACGAATGCGAGAGAGACCAATTGGAGACTTGGTTGCTGGTCTTAAGCAGCTTGGTGCAGATGTTGAATGTTCTCCTACAAATTGTCCACCTGTTCGTATAAATGGACAAGGAGGCCTTCCTGGGGGAAAG GTTAAGCTCTCTGGATCAATTAGCAGTCAGTACTTGACTGCTTTGCTCATGGCAGCTCCTTTAGCTCTTGGAGATGTAGAAATTGAGATTATTGATAAGCTGATATCCATTCCTTACGTTGAGATGACATTGAGGTTAATGGAACGATATGGAGTCACTGTAGAACACACTAGTAGCTGGGATCGTTTCTTCATTCGTGGAGGTCAAAAGTACAA GTCTCCTGGAAATTCTTTTGTTGAAGGTGATGCTTCAAGTGCCAGTTACTTCCTGGCTGGTGCAGCAATCACTGGTGGAACAATCACTGTTGAAGGTTGTGGGACAAGCAGTTTGCAG GGGGATGTAAAGTTTGCTGAGGTTCTTGAGAAAATGGGAGCTAAAGTTACCTGGACTGAGAACAGTGTTACTGTCACTGGACCACCACGCAATTCTCCTAGTAAAAAACACTTGCGTGCTATTGACGTCAACATGAACAAAATGCCGGATGTTGCTATGACACTGGCTGTGGTTGCACTTTTCGCTGATGGCCGTACTGCCATCAGAGATG TGGCCAGTTGGAGAGTGAAAGAAACTGAAAGGATGATTGCAATTTGCACAGAGCTCAGAAAG TTGGGAGCAACAGTTGAAGAGGGACCAGATTACTGTGTGATCACTCCACCTGAGAAACTAAATATCGCAGAAATTGACACTTACGATGATCACAGAATGGCCATGGCATTCTCCCTTGCCGCCTGTGGGGATGTTCCGGTCACAATCAAGGACCCTGGTTGCACAAGAAAAACTTTCCCCGACTACTTTGAAGTCCTTGAGAGATTCACTGAGCATTGA
- the LOC110656223 gene encoding UDP-glucuronate 4-epimerase 3, translating into MSQMKQMSHLDHIPSTPGKFKMDKSPYPYNRVRWPSSLAKLTFWSLVFIGLIFLFFYRSPSSSINPPQSDLSRRSLRSSWGGSAWEKRVRASARIRSRNGFSVLVTGAAGFVGTHVSAALKRRGDGVLGLDNFNDYYDPSLKRARQALLERTGVYIVEGDINDVALLKKLFEVVQFTHVMHLAAQAGVRYAMENPGSYVHSNIAGFVSLLEVCKNANPQPAIVWASSSSVYGLNTKVPFSEKDRTDQPASLYAATKKAGEEIAHTYNHIYGLSLTGLRFFTVYGPWGRPDMAYFFFTRDILKRKSIPIFEAANHGTVARDFTYIDDIVKGCLASLDTAEKSTGSGGKKKGPAQLRVFNLGNTSPVPVTDLVGILERLLKVKAKRNIMKLPRNGDVQFTHANISLAQSELGYKPTTDLQTGLKKFVRWYLSYYHVGGKKADA; encoded by the coding sequence ATGTCCCAGATGAAGCAAATGTCACATCTTGACCACATTCCATCAACGCCAGGCAAATTCAAGATGGACAAATCTCCATACCCATATAACCGAGTTAGGTGGCCTTCATCTCTGGCTAAACTCACATTCTGGTCTCTTGTCTTTATTGGCttgattttcctctttttttatcGATCCCCTTCATCATCAATCAATCCTCCACAGTCCGATCTATCCCGCCGCTCTCTACGGAGTTCCTGGGGCGGCTCCGCCTGGGAAAAAAGGGTACGAGCATCCGCCAGAATCCGCTCTCGGAATGGGTTCTCTGTACTCGTCACTGGCGCAGCCGGGTTTGTTGGGACACACGTTTCTGCTGCTTTAAAACGCCGCGGTGATGGCGTTCTGGGACTTGACAATTTCAACGATTACTATGATCCATCTCTGAAACGAGCTCGCCAAGCGCTTCTTGAACGTACCGGGGTTTATATTGTGGAAGGAGACATAAATGATGTAGCCTTGTTGAAGAAGTTGTTTGAAGTTGTGCAATTTACACATGTGATGCATTTGGCTGCTCAAGCTGGGGTTAGGTATGCAATGGAAAACCCTGGCTCTTATGTGCATAGCAACATTGCTGGTTTTGTTAGTTTATTAGAAGTTTGTAAAAATGCAAATCCACAGCCTGCGATTGTATGGGCGTCTTCTAGTTCTGTTTATGGCCTTAATACGAAAGTACCCTTCTCTGAGAAAGATAGAACTGACCAACCTGCTAGTTTGTATGCTGCTACTAAAAAGGCTGGAGAGGAAATTGCGCATACTTATAATCATATTTACGGTCTTTCCCTTACTGGGTTGCGATTTTTCACCGTTTATGGTCCATGGGGTAGGCCGGATATGGCTTACTTTTTTTTCACTAGAGATATTTTGAAAAGGAAGAGTATACCCATTTTTGAAGCGGCCAATCACGGGACCGTTGCTAGGGATTTTACCTACATTGACGATATAGTGAAGGGTTGCTTGGCTTCATTGGATACTGCAGAGAAGAGTACTGGGAGTGGAGGGAAGAAGAAGGGCCCAGCACAATTGAGGGTTTTCAATTTGGGAAATACATCTCCTGTACCTGTTACTGATCTTGTGGGCATTTTGGAAAGGCTTTTGAAGGTGAAGGCCAAGAGGAATATTATGAAGTTGCCTAGGAATGGGGATGTTCAGTTTACACACGCCAATATTAGTTTGGCTCAGAGCGAACTTGGGTATAAGCCCACCACAGATCTGCAGACAGGGTTGAAGAAGTTTGTGCGATGGTACCTCAGTTACTATCATGTTGGAGGGAAGAAGGCAGATGCATGA
- the LOC110656228 gene encoding uncharacterized protein LOC110656228 isoform X2, giving the protein MRSCSGWRRFLLCFSLLLIIFHIFSGSKALNKSHFLTPSNASNVGDSISFVTVFTIYSTSLDSHADDKSSNLVTVGNVSYTKKERSMAILNVFINFIEVTMPQSNVIILADPESDLSLQRNKVTLYPIQGEYNRDKLMLQRIRSYIAFLNTRLKELAQNPGHTSHYIFTDSDIAVVDDLEHIFQKFPNFHLALTFRNNREQPLNSGFIAVRGTPESILRAKIFLQDVLEVYTLKYTNASRMLGDHLALAWVIKSQPNFDLRRFSKAQAFIEEIDGASVLFLPCATYNWTPPEGAGQFRGMPLDVKVVHFKGSRKRLMLESWNFFSSASDISDMLCLILMSGRTRYDF; this is encoded by the exons ATGAGATCGTGCAGTGGATGGCGTCGTTTCCTCCTTTGTTTCTCTCTGCTACTTATCATTTTCCATATCTTCTCTG GCTCTAAAGCTCTCAACAAGTCCCATTTCCTAACCCCTTCCAATGCCTCTAATGTTGGAGATAGCATTAGCTTTGTCACTGTCTTTACCATTTACAGCACTTCATTGGATTCACATGCTGACGATAAATCATCAAATTTGGTTACTGTTGGAAATGTTTCATACACTAAGAAAGAGAGGTCAATGGCCATTTTGAAtgtcttcattaattttattGAG GTGACAATGCCTCAGAGCAATGTTATCATTCTTGCTGATCCAGAATCTGATCTCTCACTGCAAAGAAATAAAGTCACTTTGTATCCGATTCAGGGTGAATATAATCGAGATAAGTTGATGCTTCAAAGAATAAGATCTTACATT GCTTTTCTAAACACAAGGCTGAAGGAACTTGCTCAGAACCCAGGGCATACAAGTCATTACATCTTCACCGATTCAGATATAGCTGTGGTTGATGACTTAGAACACATTTTTCAAAAGTTCCCAAACTTTCATTTGGCCCTCACCTTCCGGAACAACAGGGAGCAACCTTTAAATTCTGGATTTATAGCTGTAAGGGGGACCCCTGAGTCAATTTTAAG GGCAAAAATCTTCCTTCAAGACGTGCTTGAAGTCTATACTTTGAAGTACACGAATGCTTCTCGGATGCTTGGGGACCATTTAGCTCTTGCTTGGGTCATAAAATCTCAGCCTAATTTTGATTTGCGGAGATTTAGCAAGGCACAGGCCTTTATAGAAGAAATTGATGGTGCATCAGTGCTATTCCTACCATGTGCTACATATAATTGGACACCACCTGAGGGGGCTGGCCAATTTCGGGGAATGCCTTTGGATGTGAAG GTGGTGCATTTTAAAGGATCAAGGAAACGCTTAATGCTCGAGTCTTGGAACTTCTTCAGTTCTGCTTCTGACATCTCTGATATGTTGTGCCTTATTCTAATGAGTGGGAGAACTCGGTATGATTTTTGA
- the LOC110656228 gene encoding uncharacterized protein LOC110656228 isoform X1, giving the protein MRSCSGWRRFLLCFSLLLIIFHIFSVFEFHPNSVIEIAPKKRNKKSDHLVLGPAAGQGLPNRLQCQGSKALNKSHFLTPSNASNVGDSISFVTVFTIYSTSLDSHADDKSSNLVTVGNVSYTKKERSMAILNVFINFIEVTMPQSNVIILADPESDLSLQRNKVTLYPIQGEYNRDKLMLQRIRSYIAFLNTRLKELAQNPGHTSHYIFTDSDIAVVDDLEHIFQKFPNFHLALTFRNNREQPLNSGFIAVRGTPESILRAKIFLQDVLEVYTLKYTNASRMLGDHLALAWVIKSQPNFDLRRFSKAQAFIEEIDGASVLFLPCATYNWTPPEGAGQFRGMPLDVKVVHFKGSRKRLMLESWNFFSSASDISDMLCLILMSGRTRYDF; this is encoded by the exons ATGAGATCGTGCAGTGGATGGCGTCGTTTCCTCCTTTGTTTCTCTCTGCTACTTATCATTTTCCATATCTTCTCTG TTTTTGAATTTCATCCCAACTCAGTCATAGAAATTGCCCCAAAGAAACGAAATAAAAAGTCTGATCATCTGGTTCTTGGTCCTGCTGCTGGGCAAGGCTTGCCTAATCGGTTGCAATGCCAAG GCTCTAAAGCTCTCAACAAGTCCCATTTCCTAACCCCTTCCAATGCCTCTAATGTTGGAGATAGCATTAGCTTTGTCACTGTCTTTACCATTTACAGCACTTCATTGGATTCACATGCTGACGATAAATCATCAAATTTGGTTACTGTTGGAAATGTTTCATACACTAAGAAAGAGAGGTCAATGGCCATTTTGAAtgtcttcattaattttattGAG GTGACAATGCCTCAGAGCAATGTTATCATTCTTGCTGATCCAGAATCTGATCTCTCACTGCAAAGAAATAAAGTCACTTTGTATCCGATTCAGGGTGAATATAATCGAGATAAGTTGATGCTTCAAAGAATAAGATCTTACATT GCTTTTCTAAACACAAGGCTGAAGGAACTTGCTCAGAACCCAGGGCATACAAGTCATTACATCTTCACCGATTCAGATATAGCTGTGGTTGATGACTTAGAACACATTTTTCAAAAGTTCCCAAACTTTCATTTGGCCCTCACCTTCCGGAACAACAGGGAGCAACCTTTAAATTCTGGATTTATAGCTGTAAGGGGGACCCCTGAGTCAATTTTAAG GGCAAAAATCTTCCTTCAAGACGTGCTTGAAGTCTATACTTTGAAGTACACGAATGCTTCTCGGATGCTTGGGGACCATTTAGCTCTTGCTTGGGTCATAAAATCTCAGCCTAATTTTGATTTGCGGAGATTTAGCAAGGCACAGGCCTTTATAGAAGAAATTGATGGTGCATCAGTGCTATTCCTACCATGTGCTACATATAATTGGACACCACCTGAGGGGGCTGGCCAATTTCGGGGAATGCCTTTGGATGTGAAG GTGGTGCATTTTAAAGGATCAAGGAAACGCTTAATGCTCGAGTCTTGGAACTTCTTCAGTTCTGCTTCTGACATCTCTGATATGTTGTGCCTTATTCTAATGAGTGGGAGAACTCGGTATGATTTTTGA
- the LOC110656228 gene encoding uncharacterized protein LOC110656228 isoform X3: MRSCSGWRRFLLCFSLLLIIFHIFSVFEFHPNSVIEIAPKKRNKKSDHLVLGPAAGQGLPNRLQCQGSKALNKSHFLTPSNASNVGDSISFVTVFTIYSTSLDSHADDKSSNLVTVGNVSYTKKERSMAILNVFINFIEVTMPQSNVIILADPESDLSLQRNKVTLYPIQGEYNRDKLMLQRIRSYIAFLNTRLKELAQNPGHTSHYIFTDSDIAVVDDLEHIFQKFPNFHLALTFRNNREQPLNSGFIAVRGTPESILRAKIFLQDVLEVYTLKYTNASRMLGDHLALAWVIKSQPNFDLRRFSKAQAFIEEIDGASVLFLPCATYNWTPPEGAGQFRGMPLDVKV, from the exons ATGAGATCGTGCAGTGGATGGCGTCGTTTCCTCCTTTGTTTCTCTCTGCTACTTATCATTTTCCATATCTTCTCTG TTTTTGAATTTCATCCCAACTCAGTCATAGAAATTGCCCCAAAGAAACGAAATAAAAAGTCTGATCATCTGGTTCTTGGTCCTGCTGCTGGGCAAGGCTTGCCTAATCGGTTGCAATGCCAAG GCTCTAAAGCTCTCAACAAGTCCCATTTCCTAACCCCTTCCAATGCCTCTAATGTTGGAGATAGCATTAGCTTTGTCACTGTCTTTACCATTTACAGCACTTCATTGGATTCACATGCTGACGATAAATCATCAAATTTGGTTACTGTTGGAAATGTTTCATACACTAAGAAAGAGAGGTCAATGGCCATTTTGAAtgtcttcattaattttattGAG GTGACAATGCCTCAGAGCAATGTTATCATTCTTGCTGATCCAGAATCTGATCTCTCACTGCAAAGAAATAAAGTCACTTTGTATCCGATTCAGGGTGAATATAATCGAGATAAGTTGATGCTTCAAAGAATAAGATCTTACATT GCTTTTCTAAACACAAGGCTGAAGGAACTTGCTCAGAACCCAGGGCATACAAGTCATTACATCTTCACCGATTCAGATATAGCTGTGGTTGATGACTTAGAACACATTTTTCAAAAGTTCCCAAACTTTCATTTGGCCCTCACCTTCCGGAACAACAGGGAGCAACCTTTAAATTCTGGATTTATAGCTGTAAGGGGGACCCCTGAGTCAATTTTAAG GGCAAAAATCTTCCTTCAAGACGTGCTTGAAGTCTATACTTTGAAGTACACGAATGCTTCTCGGATGCTTGGGGACCATTTAGCTCTTGCTTGGGTCATAAAATCTCAGCCTAATTTTGATTTGCGGAGATTTAGCAAGGCACAGGCCTTTATAGAAGAAATTGATGGTGCATCAGTGCTATTCCTACCATGTGCTACATATAATTGGACACCACCTGAGGGGGCTGGCCAATTTCGGGGAATGCCTTTGGATGTGAAGGTGTAA
- the LOC110656228 gene encoding uncharacterized protein LOC110656228 isoform X4 has protein sequence MRSCSGWRRFLLCFSLLLIIFHIFSVFEFHPNSVIEIAPKKRNKKSDHLVLGPAAGQGLPNRLQCQGSKALNKSHFLTPSNASNVGDSISFVTVFTIYSTSLDSHADDKSSNLVTVGNVSYTKKERSMAILNVFINFIEVTMPQSNVIILADPESDLSLQRNKVTLYPIQGEYNRDKLMLQRIRSYIAFLNTRLKELAQNPGHTSHYIFTDSDIAVVDDLEHIFQKFPNFHLALTFRNNREQPLNSGFIAVRGTPESILSIKWVNRGRVLDEVFLRMASYFSGKNLPSRRA, from the exons ATGAGATCGTGCAGTGGATGGCGTCGTTTCCTCCTTTGTTTCTCTCTGCTACTTATCATTTTCCATATCTTCTCTG TTTTTGAATTTCATCCCAACTCAGTCATAGAAATTGCCCCAAAGAAACGAAATAAAAAGTCTGATCATCTGGTTCTTGGTCCTGCTGCTGGGCAAGGCTTGCCTAATCGGTTGCAATGCCAAG GCTCTAAAGCTCTCAACAAGTCCCATTTCCTAACCCCTTCCAATGCCTCTAATGTTGGAGATAGCATTAGCTTTGTCACTGTCTTTACCATTTACAGCACTTCATTGGATTCACATGCTGACGATAAATCATCAAATTTGGTTACTGTTGGAAATGTTTCATACACTAAGAAAGAGAGGTCAATGGCCATTTTGAAtgtcttcattaattttattGAG GTGACAATGCCTCAGAGCAATGTTATCATTCTTGCTGATCCAGAATCTGATCTCTCACTGCAAAGAAATAAAGTCACTTTGTATCCGATTCAGGGTGAATATAATCGAGATAAGTTGATGCTTCAAAGAATAAGATCTTACATT GCTTTTCTAAACACAAGGCTGAAGGAACTTGCTCAGAACCCAGGGCATACAAGTCATTACATCTTCACCGATTCAGATATAGCTGTGGTTGATGACTTAGAACACATTTTTCAAAAGTTCCCAAACTTTCATTTGGCCCTCACCTTCCGGAACAACAGGGAGCAACCTTTAAATTCTGGATTTATAGCTGTAAGGGGGACCCCTGAGTCAATTTTAAG CATCAAATGGGTCAACCGGGGTAGGGTTTTAGATGAAGTCTTCTTGCGGATGGCTTCTTATTTCTCC GGCAAAAATCTTCCTTCAAGACGTGCTTGA